Proteins encoded together in one Astatotilapia calliptera chromosome 7, fAstCal1.2, whole genome shotgun sequence window:
- the best1 gene encoding bestrophin-2 isoform X1: protein MTVTYSRRVADAGLGTFFHLLLRWKGSIYKLLYRELIIFTLLYYFFSVVYRFVLNDDQKRLFEKLSIYCDRYAELIPVSFVLGFYVTLVVSRWWGQFENVPWPDRLAALVGGHVRGADETSRLTRRTLMRYANLSGVLIYRSVSTAVYKRFPTMEHLVQAGLMTSEELRHLEDLPSPHNKFWVPCMWFVSLALRARTEGRINNDVALTALLTELNSLRAKCMKLYGYDWISLPLVYTQVATVAVYSFFLACLIGRQFLDPTQGYPGHEMDFYLPIFTLLQFFFYVGWLKVAEQLINPFGEDDDDFETNWLVDRNLQVSLLSVDEMYDSLPLVERDMYWNESEPQPPYTTASAEHRKPSFMGSALDISVPKEEMEFQSNLEQIKENEEANYSTPLLGGLGRLLGVHSPNFPRSSRVSLLRRRPGAPLSRFPLYLHTEAPLTQGQACQEGDPDYAFSTTPLYERPGFYSCPQTPIHCIPPAVPRPRPARRTQNDLDHSCSSLAPPTVGSQMLPPDTPNHIPPPPSSAFPWLSEDGDTQSAPTFSFPDPPPELCPISKLRLGHGLLSRRPPPPRLTLDTLPSADIQPGPASGRAAGGGGERVFSFTPPSRTTAANPGNPNSSSSSINVTSTNSAGTTGSLCNGTGHGNFSNHGNFSGNMRASNGGTNGGLSNNMNTVSTSAPSQQETNQQNSPNDSGISLAEGDLLGVLVDGGVNKAAGGREQD, encoded by the exons aTGACAGTGACGTACTCCCGCCGAGTTGCTGATGCGGGTTTGGGGACCTTTTTTCACCTTCTCCTGCGATGGAAGGGCAGCATCTACAAACTGCTCTACAGGGAGCTTATCATCTTCACTCTGCTCTACTACTTCTTCAGTGTTGTTTACAG GTTTGTGTTAAACGATGATCAGAAGAGGCTGTTTGAAAAGTTGTCGATATACTGCGACCGCTACGCAGAGCTCATCCCTGTGTCATTTGTGTTGG GTTTCTATGTGACTTTGGTCGTGTCCCGTTGGTGGGGACAGTTTGAGAATGTACCCTGGCCAGACCGTTTGGCAGCATTAGTCGGAGGTCACGTTCGAGGAGCTGACGAAACATCCCGGCTGACCCGCAGGACACTTATGAGGTACGCCAACCTCTCTGGTGTGCTCATCTACCGCTCCGTCAGCACAGCAGTCTACAAGAGGTTTCCAACCATGGAGCATTTGGTGCAGGCAG GTTTGATGACATCAGAAGAGCTGAGGCACTTGGAGGATTTGCCCTCCCCTCATAATAAGTTCTGGGTGCCCTGCATGtggtttgtcagcctggctctGAGAGCACGGACTGAGGGTCGCATCAACAACGACGTGGCGCTCACTGCTCTCCTCACT GAGTTGAATAGCTTACGGGCGAAGTGTATGAAGCTGTACGGCTATGACTGGATCAGCCTGCCTCTTGTCTATACTCAG gtgGCAACAGTTGCAGTCTACAGCTTCTTCCTAGCGTGTCTGATCGGTCGTCAGTTCTTGGATCCAACTCAGGGATACCCTGGTCATGAAATGGATTTCTACCTCCCTATTTTTACCCTGTTGCAGTTTTTCTTCTATGTTGGATGGCTGAAG GTGGCTGAACAACTCATAAATCCATTcggtgaagatgatgatgattttgaAACCAACTGGCTTGTGGACCGCAATTTGCAG GTCTCATTGTTATCTGTGGATGAGATGTACGATAGCCTGCCTCTGGTTGAGAGGGATATGTACTGGAATGAGTCGGAACCTCAGCCGCCCTACACTACTGCCAGCGCTGAACACCGCAAACCCTCCTTCATGGGCTCAGCGCTGGATATCAG TGTTCCTAAGGAGGAGATGGAGTTCCAGTCCAATCTGGAGCAGATCAAAGAAAATGAGGAAGCCAACTACTCCACTCCTCTGCTTGGAGGGCTTGGTCGTCTTCTCGGTGTCCACTCCCCAAACTTCCCTCGCTCCTCCCGGGTGTCACTTCTCCGCCGTCGCCCTGGAGCTCCACTAAGCCGCTTTCCCCTTTACTTGCACACAGAGGCACCTTTGACTCAAGGTCAAGCCTGCCAGGAGGGAGATCCTGACTACGCCTTTTCCACCACACCCTTGTACGAAAGACCAGGTTTCTATAGCTGCCCACAAACCCCAATTCACTGCATTCCTCCTGCGGTGCCCCGTCCTCGACCTGCTAGGAGAACCCAAAATGACTTGGATCACAGCTGCAGTTCTCTAGCCCCTCCAACTGTGGGCTCCCAGATGCTGCCTCCCGACACCCCTAACCACATCCCCCCTCCGCCATCCTCTGCTTTCCCCTGGCTGAGTGAGGATGGGGATACGCAGAGTGCACCTACCTTCTCCTTCCCCGACCCTCCACCTGAACTCTGCCCAATATCTAAACTCAGACTGGGACACGGCCTGCTATCTCGCCGCCCTCCCCCTCCTCGCCTCACCCTGGACACCCTACCATCTGCTGACATTCAGCCTGGACCAGCAAGTGGCCGGGCTGCGGGAGGCGGAGGAGAAAGGGTGTTCTCGTTCACTCCGCCCTCTCGCACAACGGCAGCAAATCCCGGTAATCCCAACAGCAGCTCTAGCAGCATTAATGTAACAAGCACCAACAGCGCAGGCACGACGGGAAGTCTTTGCAACGGCACAGGTCACGGTAATTTTAGTAACCATGGGAACTTCAGCGGCAACATGAGGGCAAGCAACGGGGGCACCAACGGTGGGTTGAGCAATAACATGAACACAGTTTCCACTTCAGCGCCATCGCAGCAAGAAACCAATCAGCAAAACTCGCCCAACGATTCAGGAATCTCACTCGCCGAAGGAGACCTGCTGGGCGTTCTGGTGGATGGTGGGGTGAACAAGGCAGCAGGAGGGAGGGAGCAGGACTAA
- the best1 gene encoding bestrophin-2 isoform X2 — protein sequence MTVTYSRRVADAGLGTFFHLLLRWKGSIYKLLYRELIIFTLLYYFFSVVYRFVLNDDQKRLFEKLSIYCDRYAELIPVSFVLGFYVTLVVSRWWGQFENVPWPDRLAALVGGHVRGADETSRLTRRTLMRYANLSGVLIYRSVSTAVYKRFPTMEHLVQAGLMTSEELRHLEDLPSPHNKFWVPCMWFVSLALRARTEGRINNDVALTALLTVATVAVYSFFLACLIGRQFLDPTQGYPGHEMDFYLPIFTLLQFFFYVGWLKVAEQLINPFGEDDDDFETNWLVDRNLQVSLLSVDEMYDSLPLVERDMYWNESEPQPPYTTASAEHRKPSFMGSALDISVPKEEMEFQSNLEQIKENEEANYSTPLLGGLGRLLGVHSPNFPRSSRVSLLRRRPGAPLSRFPLYLHTEAPLTQGQACQEGDPDYAFSTTPLYERPGFYSCPQTPIHCIPPAVPRPRPARRTQNDLDHSCSSLAPPTVGSQMLPPDTPNHIPPPPSSAFPWLSEDGDTQSAPTFSFPDPPPELCPISKLRLGHGLLSRRPPPPRLTLDTLPSADIQPGPASGRAAGGGGERVFSFTPPSRTTAANPGNPNSSSSSINVTSTNSAGTTGSLCNGTGHGNFSNHGNFSGNMRASNGGTNGGLSNNMNTVSTSAPSQQETNQQNSPNDSGISLAEGDLLGVLVDGGVNKAAGGREQD from the exons aTGACAGTGACGTACTCCCGCCGAGTTGCTGATGCGGGTTTGGGGACCTTTTTTCACCTTCTCCTGCGATGGAAGGGCAGCATCTACAAACTGCTCTACAGGGAGCTTATCATCTTCACTCTGCTCTACTACTTCTTCAGTGTTGTTTACAG GTTTGTGTTAAACGATGATCAGAAGAGGCTGTTTGAAAAGTTGTCGATATACTGCGACCGCTACGCAGAGCTCATCCCTGTGTCATTTGTGTTGG GTTTCTATGTGACTTTGGTCGTGTCCCGTTGGTGGGGACAGTTTGAGAATGTACCCTGGCCAGACCGTTTGGCAGCATTAGTCGGAGGTCACGTTCGAGGAGCTGACGAAACATCCCGGCTGACCCGCAGGACACTTATGAGGTACGCCAACCTCTCTGGTGTGCTCATCTACCGCTCCGTCAGCACAGCAGTCTACAAGAGGTTTCCAACCATGGAGCATTTGGTGCAGGCAG GTTTGATGACATCAGAAGAGCTGAGGCACTTGGAGGATTTGCCCTCCCCTCATAATAAGTTCTGGGTGCCCTGCATGtggtttgtcagcctggctctGAGAGCACGGACTGAGGGTCGCATCAACAACGACGTGGCGCTCACTGCTCTCCTCACT gtgGCAACAGTTGCAGTCTACAGCTTCTTCCTAGCGTGTCTGATCGGTCGTCAGTTCTTGGATCCAACTCAGGGATACCCTGGTCATGAAATGGATTTCTACCTCCCTATTTTTACCCTGTTGCAGTTTTTCTTCTATGTTGGATGGCTGAAG GTGGCTGAACAACTCATAAATCCATTcggtgaagatgatgatgattttgaAACCAACTGGCTTGTGGACCGCAATTTGCAG GTCTCATTGTTATCTGTGGATGAGATGTACGATAGCCTGCCTCTGGTTGAGAGGGATATGTACTGGAATGAGTCGGAACCTCAGCCGCCCTACACTACTGCCAGCGCTGAACACCGCAAACCCTCCTTCATGGGCTCAGCGCTGGATATCAG TGTTCCTAAGGAGGAGATGGAGTTCCAGTCCAATCTGGAGCAGATCAAAGAAAATGAGGAAGCCAACTACTCCACTCCTCTGCTTGGAGGGCTTGGTCGTCTTCTCGGTGTCCACTCCCCAAACTTCCCTCGCTCCTCCCGGGTGTCACTTCTCCGCCGTCGCCCTGGAGCTCCACTAAGCCGCTTTCCCCTTTACTTGCACACAGAGGCACCTTTGACTCAAGGTCAAGCCTGCCAGGAGGGAGATCCTGACTACGCCTTTTCCACCACACCCTTGTACGAAAGACCAGGTTTCTATAGCTGCCCACAAACCCCAATTCACTGCATTCCTCCTGCGGTGCCCCGTCCTCGACCTGCTAGGAGAACCCAAAATGACTTGGATCACAGCTGCAGTTCTCTAGCCCCTCCAACTGTGGGCTCCCAGATGCTGCCTCCCGACACCCCTAACCACATCCCCCCTCCGCCATCCTCTGCTTTCCCCTGGCTGAGTGAGGATGGGGATACGCAGAGTGCACCTACCTTCTCCTTCCCCGACCCTCCACCTGAACTCTGCCCAATATCTAAACTCAGACTGGGACACGGCCTGCTATCTCGCCGCCCTCCCCCTCCTCGCCTCACCCTGGACACCCTACCATCTGCTGACATTCAGCCTGGACCAGCAAGTGGCCGGGCTGCGGGAGGCGGAGGAGAAAGGGTGTTCTCGTTCACTCCGCCCTCTCGCACAACGGCAGCAAATCCCGGTAATCCCAACAGCAGCTCTAGCAGCATTAATGTAACAAGCACCAACAGCGCAGGCACGACGGGAAGTCTTTGCAACGGCACAGGTCACGGTAATTTTAGTAACCATGGGAACTTCAGCGGCAACATGAGGGCAAGCAACGGGGGCACCAACGGTGGGTTGAGCAATAACATGAACACAGTTTCCACTTCAGCGCCATCGCAGCAAGAAACCAATCAGCAAAACTCGCCCAACGATTCAGGAATCTCACTCGCCGAAGGAGACCTGCTGGGCGTTCTGGTGGATGGTGGGGTGAACAAGGCAGCAGGAGGGAGGGAGCAGGACTAA
- the fth1b gene encoding ferritin, heavy polypeptide 1b isoform X1 yields MSQASATISDKFSETCEIVEEEMTSQIRQNFHHDCEAAINRQINLELYASYVYLSMAYYFERDDKCLPNFAKFFHNQSKEEVVHAEKLMTFQNKRGGKIFLQDIRKPDRDEWGSGVEALECALQLEKNVNQSLLDLQKMATEHNDPHMCDFIETHFLDEQVKSIKQLADWTSNLRRMGAPQSGMAEYLFDKHTMAEEGS; encoded by the exons ATGTCGCAAGCAAGCGCAACTATCAGCGATAAGTTTAGCGAAACGTGTGAAATCGTCGAAGAAG AAATGACTTCTCAGATCCGTCAAAACTTCCACCATGACTGCGAGGCTGCCATTAATAGACAGATAAACCTGGAGCTGTATGCCTCTTATGTTTATCTCTCTATG GCATATTATTTTGAAAGGGATGATAAATGCTTGCCAAATTTTGCAAAGTTTTTTCACAATCAGTCCAAAGAAGAGGTTGTGCATGCAGAGAAGCTGATGACCTTCCAGAACAAGCGGGGAGGCAAAATATTTCTGCAAGACATCAGG AAACCGGATAGAGATGAGTGGGGGAGTGGCGTGGAGGCCTTGGAGTGTGCCCTGCAGCTGGAGAAAAATGTAAACCAATCCCTGCTGGACCTGCAGAAAATGGCCACTGAACACAATGACCCTCAT ATGTGCGACTTCatagaaacacattttctgGACGAGCAGGTAAAATCCATCAAACAGCTCGCCGACTGGACCTCAAACCTACGCCGGATGGGAGCCCCTCAGAGCGGCATGGCTGAGTACCTCTTTGACAAACACACCATGGCTGAAGAGGGCAGTTAA
- the fth1b gene encoding ferritin, heavy polypeptide 1b isoform X2 → MTSQIRQNFHHDCEAAINRQINLELYASYVYLSMAYYFERDDKCLPNFAKFFHNQSKEEVVHAEKLMTFQNKRGGKIFLQDIRKPDRDEWGSGVEALECALQLEKNVNQSLLDLQKMATEHNDPHMCDFIETHFLDEQVKSIKQLADWTSNLRRMGAPQSGMAEYLFDKHTMAEEGS, encoded by the exons ATGACTTCTCAGATCCGTCAAAACTTCCACCATGACTGCGAGGCTGCCATTAATAGACAGATAAACCTGGAGCTGTATGCCTCTTATGTTTATCTCTCTATG GCATATTATTTTGAAAGGGATGATAAATGCTTGCCAAATTTTGCAAAGTTTTTTCACAATCAGTCCAAAGAAGAGGTTGTGCATGCAGAGAAGCTGATGACCTTCCAGAACAAGCGGGGAGGCAAAATATTTCTGCAAGACATCAGG AAACCGGATAGAGATGAGTGGGGGAGTGGCGTGGAGGCCTTGGAGTGTGCCCTGCAGCTGGAGAAAAATGTAAACCAATCCCTGCTGGACCTGCAGAAAATGGCCACTGAACACAATGACCCTCAT ATGTGCGACTTCatagaaacacattttctgGACGAGCAGGTAAAATCCATCAAACAGCTCGCCGACTGGACCTCAAACCTACGCCGGATGGGAGCCCCTCAGAGCGGCATGGCTGAGTACCTCTTTGACAAACACACCATGGCTGAAGAGGGCAGTTAA
- the incenp gene encoding inner centromere protein A isoform X2: protein MNPVLSVLSLTQMLGGKAQDIIDEIDNVHMVWLEEIQQEANRMFSRDFNAEPELMPKTPSQKKNSRRKRVSLGRQEENQGKQRYSKGRRSNLRGSSVKSLQFTAKEDPISEVSTSDTSSTGQSKRTTRRNKQTKPEVVDDESQSPHDSDKAEEVQNKTQMLEEEEEEEVVVENKEVNDAKVKPNDTVGNATPPESLKIPLPEAVVSISHADRLSAELAKEPEPSPRTAAKIAIAESAQTSRRSSVQCSLKLRHSLAGLRHSMTQESVRRASRRSMLKRKATRAGNSTCSTKVSDDSCVEEEEMERENQEVATTRLVRITRSVAANSPKLAPPSLFISEMTPNRANVTEKLNLLPVRRSSRSTKRKAPDTIDESPTKRCSPPKKSQSAIKPHMKSFLHTVQKNQMLMMTPNSVGRTAVIKSFIKHNTPLRIDPKTKERNKLEALKKKQEQEEERMRKMEEDKKRKQEELKRKRDERLRRVVEAKVKEEQREEEKKKKIEQKMAQLDEKNDKRVAEEKAKKKAALKRQEELEQKRKMEEEARKKKIQQEEEKRQQELLAKKKAEEEARKALELKREQERERERELERERQAAAERQRVEKEKALALQREVERAAREKEMRELEEKRKALEEKRKLEEQQRLAAKEKAAKELEAAKQRDAAAQEAAKTQTAANLNVTVDIERSVMSTPVGKGGDLNVTVDIEHSSPQSYAITPKGGDKPLILSKNSEDYGMDQNSDDSTDDESAPRKPIPSWAEGPNLQQIIMKQYFNPPDLDSFFGAIESPRLENIFYKSKPRYFKRTSSAVWHSPPAGK, encoded by the exons ATGAACCCTGTACTATCAGTGCTATCCCTCACGCAGATGTTAGGTGGCAAAGCACAAGACATCATCGATGAAATCGATAATGTCCACATGGTTTGGCTTGAGGAGATACAACAAGAAGCCAATCGCATGTTCTCAAG agATTTTAATGCTGAACCAGAGTTGATGCCAAAAACGCCgtcacagaagaaaaacagtcGCAGGAAGCGTGTGTCTTTGGGTCGCCAAGAAGAAAATCAAGGAAAGCAAAG ATACTCAAAGGGAAGGCGCAGTAACCTTCGTGGCTCTTCTGTTAAATCACTGCAATTCACTGCTAAAGAGGATCCCATTTCTGAGGTCTCCACCTCTGACACCAGCAGCACTGGACAGTCCAAACGCACCACTCgcagaaacaaacagacaaagccTGAGGTGGTAGATGATGAGAGCCAGTCACCTCATGACAGCGATAAAGCTGAAGAAGTGCAAAACAAAACGCAgatgctggaggaggaggaggaggaggaggtggtggttgAAAATAAGGAGGTGAATGATGCTAAAGTCAAACCAAATGACACAGTTGGCAACGCCACACCTCCTGAGTCTCTTAAGATTCCCTTACCTGAAGCCGTTGTCAGCATCTCTCATGCAGACCGCTTGTCTGCTGAGCTTGCAAAAGAGCCTGAGCCCTCTCCTCGTACAGCTGCTAAGATTGCAATAGCTGAATCTGCTCAAACCTCAAGGCGAAGCTCTGTGCAGTGCTCCCTGAAGCTACGTCACTCTCTGGCTGGCCTGCGGCACAGTATGACTCAGGAATCTGTCCGCCGTGCCTCGCGCCGCTCCATGCTTAAGAGGAAAGCTACTCGTGCGGGTAACTCCACATGTAGCACCAAAGTTAGTG ATGACTCTTgcgtggaggaggaggaaatggaGAGGGAAAACCAGGAAGT AGCAACAACACGTCTCGTGCGCATCACTCGTTCCGTGGCTGCAAACTCACCCAAACTGGCGCCCCCATCATTGTTTATCAGTGAGATGACTCCTAACCGAGCAA atgTCACTGAGAAGCTGAATTTGCTGCCAGTTCGGAG gtcaagTCGCAGCACTAAGCGTAAAGCACCTGATACTATAGATGAAAGTCCGACAAAGAGGTGCTCTCCTCCCAAGAAAAGTCAAAGT GCAATCAAACCCCACATGAAGTCTTTTCTGCACACAGTCCAAAAGAATCAGATGCTGATGATGACTCCGAATTCAGTCGGCCGGACCGCAGTGATCAAGTCCTTCATCAAACACAACACTCCTCTGAGGATTGATCCTAAG ACAAAAGAGCGTAACAAACTTGAAGCACTTAAAAAGAAGcaggagcaagaggaggaaaGGATGAGGAAAATGGAAGAGGATAAGAAGAGGAAACAGGAGGAACTTAAAAG GAAGAGGGATGAGAGGTTAAGAAGAGTCGTTGAGGCCAAAGTAaaagaggagcagagggaggaagagaagaagaagaagattgaGCAAAAAATGGCTCAGCTTGATGAGAAAAATGATAAG CGCGTGGCGGAGGAGAAGGCCAAGAAGAAAGCGGCCCTGAAGCGTCAAGAGGAGCTAGAGCAGAAGAGGAAAATGGAAGAGGAGGCCAGAAAGAAGAAGATTCAGCAG GAGGAAGAAAAGCGACAGCAAGAGTTGCTGGCCAAGAAGAAAGCTGAGGAAGAGGCTCGTAAAGCTCTCGAGCTGAAGAGGGAGCAAGAACGCGAGAGGGAAAGGGAGCTGGAGAGGGAACGGCAAGCTGCTGCGGAAAG ACAGCGagtggagaaagaaaaagctctTGCTCTGCAGCGTGAAGTTGAGAGAGcagcgagagagaaagagatgaggGAACTCGAGGAGAAAAGGAAGGCACtcgaggaaaaaagaaaactg GAGGAGCAGCAAAGGCTGGCAGCAAAAGAGAAAGCTGCTAAAGAGCTGGAAGCTGCTAAGCAGAGGGACGCTGCTGCTCAAGAGGCTGCTAAAACACAG ACTGCTGCTAACCTAAATGTGACTGTGGATATTGAG CGCTCAGTAATGAGCACACCTGTAGGAAAAGGTGGTGATCTCAACGTGACTGTTGATATTGAG CACTCCTCGCCACAGTCATATGCCATCACGCCAAAGGGTGGAGATAAACCTTTGATTTTGTCCAAAAATTCAGAAGACTATGGGATGGACCAAAACAGTGATGACTCTACTGATGACGAGTCTGCACCAAGGAAGCCTATTCCATCCTGGGCAGAAG gTCCCAATCTGCAGCAGATAATAATGAAGCAATACTTCAACCCTCCTGATTTGGACTCTTTCTTTGGAGCAATCGAGTCACCACGACTAGAAAACATCTTTTACAAGAGCAAGCCCAGATATTTTAAACGTACCAGCTCTGCAGTGTGGCACTCGCCTCCAGCTGGAAAGTAA
- the incenp gene encoding inner centromere protein A isoform X1 codes for MNPVLSVLSLTQMLGGKAQDIIDEIDNVHMVWLEEIQQEANRMFSRDFNAEPELMPKTPSQKKNSRRKRVSLGRQEENQGKQRYSKGRRSNLRGSSVKSLQFTAKEDPISEVSTSDTSSTGQSKRTTRRNKQTKPEVVDDESQSPHDSDKAEEVQNKTQMLEEEEEEEVVVENKEVNDAKVKPNDTVGNATPPESLKIPLPEAVVSISHADRLSAELAKEPEPSPRTAAKIAIAESAQTSRRSSVQCSLKLRHSLAGLRHSMTQESVRRASRRSMLKRKATRAGNSTCSTKVSDDSCVEEEEMERENQEVATTRLVRITRSVAANSPKLAPPSLFISEMTPNRANVTEKLNLLPVRRSSRSTKRKAPDTIDESPTKRCSPPKKSQSAIKPHMKSFLHTVQKNQMLMMTPNSVGRTAVIKSFIKHNTPLRIDPKFNTSIVTKERNKLEALKKKQEQEEERMRKMEEDKKRKQEELKRKRDERLRRVVEAKVKEEQREEEKKKKIEQKMAQLDEKNDKRVAEEKAKKKAALKRQEELEQKRKMEEEARKKKIQQEEEKRQQELLAKKKAEEEARKALELKREQERERERELERERQAAAERQRVEKEKALALQREVERAAREKEMRELEEKRKALEEKRKLEEQQRLAAKEKAAKELEAAKQRDAAAQEAAKTQTAANLNVTVDIERSVMSTPVGKGGDLNVTVDIEHSSPQSYAITPKGGDKPLILSKNSEDYGMDQNSDDSTDDESAPRKPIPSWAEGPNLQQIIMKQYFNPPDLDSFFGAIESPRLENIFYKSKPRYFKRTSSAVWHSPPAGK; via the exons ATGAACCCTGTACTATCAGTGCTATCCCTCACGCAGATGTTAGGTGGCAAAGCACAAGACATCATCGATGAAATCGATAATGTCCACATGGTTTGGCTTGAGGAGATACAACAAGAAGCCAATCGCATGTTCTCAAG agATTTTAATGCTGAACCAGAGTTGATGCCAAAAACGCCgtcacagaagaaaaacagtcGCAGGAAGCGTGTGTCTTTGGGTCGCCAAGAAGAAAATCAAGGAAAGCAAAG ATACTCAAAGGGAAGGCGCAGTAACCTTCGTGGCTCTTCTGTTAAATCACTGCAATTCACTGCTAAAGAGGATCCCATTTCTGAGGTCTCCACCTCTGACACCAGCAGCACTGGACAGTCCAAACGCACCACTCgcagaaacaaacagacaaagccTGAGGTGGTAGATGATGAGAGCCAGTCACCTCATGACAGCGATAAAGCTGAAGAAGTGCAAAACAAAACGCAgatgctggaggaggaggaggaggaggaggtggtggttgAAAATAAGGAGGTGAATGATGCTAAAGTCAAACCAAATGACACAGTTGGCAACGCCACACCTCCTGAGTCTCTTAAGATTCCCTTACCTGAAGCCGTTGTCAGCATCTCTCATGCAGACCGCTTGTCTGCTGAGCTTGCAAAAGAGCCTGAGCCCTCTCCTCGTACAGCTGCTAAGATTGCAATAGCTGAATCTGCTCAAACCTCAAGGCGAAGCTCTGTGCAGTGCTCCCTGAAGCTACGTCACTCTCTGGCTGGCCTGCGGCACAGTATGACTCAGGAATCTGTCCGCCGTGCCTCGCGCCGCTCCATGCTTAAGAGGAAAGCTACTCGTGCGGGTAACTCCACATGTAGCACCAAAGTTAGTG ATGACTCTTgcgtggaggaggaggaaatggaGAGGGAAAACCAGGAAGT AGCAACAACACGTCTCGTGCGCATCACTCGTTCCGTGGCTGCAAACTCACCCAAACTGGCGCCCCCATCATTGTTTATCAGTGAGATGACTCCTAACCGAGCAA atgTCACTGAGAAGCTGAATTTGCTGCCAGTTCGGAG gtcaagTCGCAGCACTAAGCGTAAAGCACCTGATACTATAGATGAAAGTCCGACAAAGAGGTGCTCTCCTCCCAAGAAAAGTCAAAGT GCAATCAAACCCCACATGAAGTCTTTTCTGCACACAGTCCAAAAGAATCAGATGCTGATGATGACTCCGAATTCAGTCGGCCGGACCGCAGTGATCAAGTCCTTCATCAAACACAACACTCCTCTGAGGATTGATCCTAAG tTCAACACTAGCATAGTG ACAAAAGAGCGTAACAAACTTGAAGCACTTAAAAAGAAGcaggagcaagaggaggaaaGGATGAGGAAAATGGAAGAGGATAAGAAGAGGAAACAGGAGGAACTTAAAAG GAAGAGGGATGAGAGGTTAAGAAGAGTCGTTGAGGCCAAAGTAaaagaggagcagagggaggaagagaagaagaagaagattgaGCAAAAAATGGCTCAGCTTGATGAGAAAAATGATAAG CGCGTGGCGGAGGAGAAGGCCAAGAAGAAAGCGGCCCTGAAGCGTCAAGAGGAGCTAGAGCAGAAGAGGAAAATGGAAGAGGAGGCCAGAAAGAAGAAGATTCAGCAG GAGGAAGAAAAGCGACAGCAAGAGTTGCTGGCCAAGAAGAAAGCTGAGGAAGAGGCTCGTAAAGCTCTCGAGCTGAAGAGGGAGCAAGAACGCGAGAGGGAAAGGGAGCTGGAGAGGGAACGGCAAGCTGCTGCGGAAAG ACAGCGagtggagaaagaaaaagctctTGCTCTGCAGCGTGAAGTTGAGAGAGcagcgagagagaaagagatgaggGAACTCGAGGAGAAAAGGAAGGCACtcgaggaaaaaagaaaactg GAGGAGCAGCAAAGGCTGGCAGCAAAAGAGAAAGCTGCTAAAGAGCTGGAAGCTGCTAAGCAGAGGGACGCTGCTGCTCAAGAGGCTGCTAAAACACAG ACTGCTGCTAACCTAAATGTGACTGTGGATATTGAG CGCTCAGTAATGAGCACACCTGTAGGAAAAGGTGGTGATCTCAACGTGACTGTTGATATTGAG CACTCCTCGCCACAGTCATATGCCATCACGCCAAAGGGTGGAGATAAACCTTTGATTTTGTCCAAAAATTCAGAAGACTATGGGATGGACCAAAACAGTGATGACTCTACTGATGACGAGTCTGCACCAAGGAAGCCTATTCCATCCTGGGCAGAAG gTCCCAATCTGCAGCAGATAATAATGAAGCAATACTTCAACCCTCCTGATTTGGACTCTTTCTTTGGAGCAATCGAGTCACCACGACTAGAAAACATCTTTTACAAGAGCAAGCCCAGATATTTTAAACGTACCAGCTCTGCAGTGTGGCACTCGCCTCCAGCTGGAAAGTAA